TGTTGTCAGTGAACCATAAGATCTATTATATCATCCCATCTGTCCAGCCAACAGTTTTACTGAGAGCACTTATGCCTTTTTGTGACTAGCCATTGGGAAGTAGGCCAAAAGATTGGACCCCAACTCATGGTTAACATATCCTATTAAACACGTACATACGTAAACTTTCAGACACACACTAATGTAGAACTCTGCAAGCTAAACTATTTATTCAAATGTGACCATAAAAATAGAAAAACCGGAACTAACAAGGGAATTCTAACCAACACCCAAACATCCGCTTGAAACAAATTTAATGCTTACATATTCATCCTCTGACAAACATTTTAACTCGCCTCRAATATAAAAGCATGTAACAACCTAGTTATTGTAAACCTACAGTCTATCAGTGgtcatttattttgttatttcatcCAAGTCTCTACCGTTTCCATTTGGCAACTGCTCTTATGACATATGAATATTTTCCTGCATAYCCTATAACGCTAGAATTCAGTTTTGAACCTTGACAAATCAGTCATTCATTGATACAACGATCATGTTTTTCTACAAAAGTCCCCTCACCCGCCCAACTCTAAACTTGAGTTAGTCTCGTCTCTTCCTACTTCTTTCTCATCATAATCCTTCTCTCAAATCGAATAAGACTTGGcacaatacaaataaataaccTTTCACCCGTGGCTTCCTAGTCTCcccccatccccctcttcaatctacCAGGTTTCCATGATATTCTTCCTCTATTCCCCTCTCCTTAGTCTTTCGCTCTGTCTGTTCTCTAGACTAGAGGACTGACTCAGTTCCATATCTTCAGGAAGCTGTCCCAGGATCCTGTGCAGCATGCCATTCCGTCCGAGGATACTCCGATGCAGCTCACCCTGTTGTCATGACCAGCCAGCACTCCTGAGCCATGAAGAGAATTACATCAGTATAGAATGGATGCAAATATTGTTTGCCTACATTGCAtccacattctctctccctctaattctcccttcGTCCCACTCAcatcctcctttctcttctcacCATCCCCTCTACTTACCcacactgtctccctctctttctgcctccaGCCCCTCCAGTCACCATCTTTCTCTCCCCAACCCTGCATACTCACCCACACTCTATCTCCCATTCTTTCTCCCTCCGTACTCACCCACTCTCTCGGCTTTAAGCATGTCCCAGATGTTGACGTTGAAGTCATCGTATCCGGCCAGTAGAAGTCGGCCGGAGAGGGACGGGGCGAGGGAGGTCACCCCACACATGATGCCCGAGTCCTGGTAGGTGATGAGCTCCTGGTCTGCCCTCAGGTCGTACAGCTTACAGGTGGCATCGTCTGAGCCCGTTATAACCGCATTACCATTGGGGAAGAActggacagagtggagaggacGTGGTCAGAGCAGTGGTCTCTCTGGTGGTCTGGAGAGCTACAGAGCGGGCGTAGGCTTTTGTTCACCTCATTAAACAAATCAACTGTTTGAGCAAACAGTTGCATCAAATTCATTTTTTAAGATAAAATTAAGTTCCTTAAATTTGTAAAAACTTGAAGTCTTTCTCCACGTGAACTGCTGGGTGCAATGCATCTGACTATCAGAATACTAAACTATCAATAAACTAAGAAATGCTGGGGTTTCTCACCCCGATGGCGTTGATGTCACTCTCGTGGCCACTGAACGTCTGTCTGCAGGTGGCTTCCCTGATGTCCCACAGTTTGGCTGTGAAGTCACACGCCCCCGAGATGAACATCTTGAAGTCGGGGGACACGGCCAGGGACATGCAGTCACCCAAGTGGCCCGCGAAGATGGtcttctctgtccctgtctcaatGTCCCATAGAATACTATAAAGTTTGGATGgaataggaggagaggatggatataGAGGTGGGCAAAGAAGACAGCAGGGACATGGCCAAAGAAGAGAGGGTTGCGAAAGAAgggagaatttaaaaaatatatatatatatataatttaaccaggcaagtccgttaagaacaaattcttatttacaatgacggcctaggaagagtgggttaactgccttgttaggggcagaacgacagatttttaccttgtcaactcggggattcgatctagcaacctttttggttactggcccaacgctctaaccactaggctacctgccgccccaatgtttAGGACAATGTTTAGGACAATGTTTAGGACAMCATTGCAGAAAAGTAATAGATAAGACTATGCCGATCAAATGAAGGGTACAGTATaagccatagaattagaatgatacGGTAGCATTAACAGATTGGACTGATCTCTGGTCAGTCATTGTAACCCCTTATTGCACACAAGACTCATAGACTCCCATCTCTATGATCTTACCAGGTGCAGTCGCCAGAGCTGGTGATGATCTCACTGTCGCTAAGGAAACGACAGCAGGACAGGTAACCTGGGCAATAAGAGAGAACACCATCAGATAGACACAACACAAGCATGAGAGATTGCTGTATTGGATAGACTATATAAATACTACCAAGTATGTTCTTAGGTTGAGTTTGATCGAAATGACTCATCGTTAAACGTGTTGCCAGTAATGCTGTCTTACTGAGTGCAAATAGCGGGGTAAGTGTCGAGTGTGGTACCTGTGTGTGCGGCCAGCTCACGCATAACCTTGACGTTGCCGTCCTTGCCCTTGAGGTTGTAGATGGAGCACATGTTGTCGAGACCGCCACACGCCACCATGTTCCCTGAGGGCGCGTAGGCACACGTCATCACCCACGAGGACTTCAGAGGGATGGCGTTCACCTGAGCGGAGAAGGACACTGATTCCTCACGTGgaccagtgtgtatgtgtgtgaacgcTCATGTGAGCACTTATATGAGCACTTGatattacagtatattgttgATATTACAGTATATCGTCATTACATGCCGTATTCAAGCAAAAACACTGTCCCATGACCAAAACTCCCCAGACTGTAAACCCAGACGCAGTCCGCCATACCTTGTTGGTGGTCAAGGTGTCCCACACTATCAGCTTTCCATCTTGAGAGGCACTGACACACAACCTGGTAGAGAGAACAAGACAGGAGTAGAGCGATAgaaacagacaaagagagagacagcgtaCAGTAAAAGATCCAAGGACCTGCAGCAGCTMWAGATAAATAGACAGACAGATCGATAATAGATACAGAGACTMTTTTGTMCCAATGGCARYMYGTCTTTAMYAYGACTGATCTAAAAAGCCATGACATGGTAATTGACTAATGCTACTGCACTTTTTCCTATTGCCAGGTGTTTCCAGCACAAATGATGATGGGGAYGATGATGctggtgatgataatgatgataaagTGTACTATGTAGTTATGTCTAGCMACTATGGAGGAGTATGTGTGAATATGTTGTCCGTTCAGTGTTCACAGTTGCCAAATTAGTTCCCCTTTGagggacaataaagttgtattggaTTGTATTGTGTTAAGACGGAGAGAGGCATTGTAACAGAACCTCTTAGCCCAGCACTGGTTCAGTTAGTAAAAGCTATCTTTTAGACCCACTAAATGTAGGACACCCCAAGTATTGTAAACYCAGGAAAGGCTAATAAGCTTACTAACTTGCTACAactgagaaagagaagagataagATGAAATGAGAATATAGGGAGAggtaagaaggagagaggacaaaATGAAGGGTAAAAGGTTGGTTAGTGCACATTCAAGTTATAGTGTCAGCAATAATTAATTGATTCAGGGGTAATGTTGGTTTAAAGTGTTGCCATACAGTCAGTTAAGTGTTTCCTGGTTCCACTAATTCATCCAATTAAAACAAGGGATGGGATTGCCACACCAATCCAATTAACCAATAAACGCAGAGCACCACGTGACGCCTGTTTTAAACTATGGCAGTATTTGTCACAGCAATCTGTTTGAATGAACGGATGAACagatgaatatatatatattgctataATGACTAATGATAGAGCTAACATAAATTATTGAACGATTGAATGAATACTTAAATGAATACTTGAACAACTCGACAAGCAATCCKCAGGAAAAGAGTGCAGGCTAGAAGTCTGTGAAGGGTCATTGTCTACTTTGAGCTAGTggtccagtttgtgtgtgtatgcatacctgtgtgtacatatgtgtgcctgtttgtatgtgtgtgtgtgctcgtgtgtatggtgtatgtgtgtttacttgGTGTCAGTGCCCCAGTGCATGGCATAGATCTTGGCCAGGTGACCCCTCAGCGTCTTCCTGGTCTTCAGCTGGACACGCCCCACCAGCGTCGTCCCAGCAACCGCCTCCTGCAGGGTGGTGTCCTGCACTACCTTTCGGGCCTCCTGTAGAGGGATGGTTGTGTATGGTCAARTTATGGTTATAATAACTATGGTCCACTTAAATATGGCTAAAACCACTGTCATAACTATTGTCATTTTCaagtgtgctgctgctgctgcaacctggtctcagaagaAAAYGTATTGCATTTTACGAAACTGCTGTTTACACCTTCTCCTCCTGCCTTTGGACGAACAGAGCGGACAGGGGTGGGGATGTATGGTCATAACGGTTGTCATAGTTATGACTATRACTGTGGTGTTATGAACTCCTATACACCTTACGGTCCAGAGAATCAGAACAGTTAGGATGTTATATTATTGTATTATGATCTCTTTTAGCCCAAGGGATAGGTTTCCAAGAGTTcttaagaaatgtaaaaaaaacatgtagaaattagaaaaacaacaaaagctgaaattaaaGCACAAAAACACAAAGTTTCACATTCCTATTACCTAGACATATTACGAGTAACACCCCCCAGCCCTTCCCCCTACCCGCATACCTCATTTCCACATATGAATTTAAATACAACATAACATATTACTAGAACTTCATAGACCCACTCTAgtcattcaatacattttatgaaTGAATCTCTTCAAACAACTATTTAGCAAGTTTTTAAAACTTTTTGTCAAGAAGTTCCAGGACTTCACTGCCCTGAGGTAAAATCTCTTTTGCCCAGTTCTAATTTGGGTTTTGGTGGTCTATACGTGGCCTTTGGTGGTCTATAGGATGATGATTCTTGTTCAGTTTATGGTTGATGATCATGGTAAAATGCAAATAGTTTAATAAAGTACTAGCATATGAGATCCAAGGAACACAGACAGGTGTTATATTCACACTAGTGATTGATTATTGCCTAGCGGTTAGAAAGGAGACTCAGCATCCGGAGGGCTGCCAGTTCGAATCCTGGGTCTGACGGGGAAAAATGGgcgggaagtgagctggcaaatagaaggttgctggtatcaaatcctaaaTGCTATTGCCTGCCGtggtgctcttgagcaaggcacttagtcccccacaacaacagctcctcGGGTGCCCAGTGTGGCAGCGCCCGCAACTCTCCAAAACCTGtatatttactgtatgtgtgtgtactctatgtgtgtgtactgtatgtgtgtgtactgtatgtgtgtctttggGAGGGTTGACTTAAAAGCGGAAGTCAAAATTTGGTTGGAtgttgtgtgcaattgaccaataatgTGATCTTAATTATTGATTGATAACTGACAGTGATCTGATCTTTGAGGTTGTCCGCCTCCTTTCGCAGCTCCTCCATTTCGCCCATGGCAACGGTTGGTAGGCGTTGTCACCGATGGAGACAGGAAGTGAAATCAGGTGAGCAGACGTAATCCTGGGGAAGAGAGGAAAATGGAAAATTGTATTTTATCAGTTAATTATCCATTCTTCTCACTGTAATGTCAATGTCTTTTACCTGTATACAGCAACACCTGATATATTTATGCATGTTACCAGCTTTTTGGATCAAGGTCTACCCTTTMTTTTCTTTGTTGTTTAGCTACTGTTTTGCAATTCAAACCTCCCTCAACTACTTTGCAAACcctcacaaacacaggcacacacacacacacacacacacacacacacacacacatacaagcgtGCAACTACATGAACTAATTAATATGACACATACTGCATATACATGAACACACTTTCCCACCCTGATTGTAAACTCAAACCTGTATGGTGTGTCATCTTAATGCTAACACTTTTCTTGTTTGATATCTCTCCTCGTGCTTATACTAGCTAAGCGAACACAGTATTTACTCTGCCCTTTTCTATCTCAATATACTTTAGTGCCATAGACTTGGAAAGCTTTCCAATCTTACGTCAGCCCGGAAAGCACTTATGTTTTTGTGATTCCAGTGATATTACATCACAGCGCTCTAACGATGCAATTAGTAATGTCGACTGAATCAATGAGGACTGAATAGTTTTTTCACAGACCAAAATATTCTAAGTTTAGGCCTACTATACAGTAAAGACAAACAGTAGGAATYAACTCTCTCAAGTATCTCTGTCACATTATCAAATAAGGAACTTTTAAACTGGCAATGGTATCAGACTATTTTCTATGAAATCAGAAGATAACCCTTACTTTAAAACACTCTAAACATGATAATCACATAACATAMCATATCATGTAACATCCGCACATCTAATAACATATTTTCACAATATTTGTGACAGATTGAATTATTCGGATCGTACTCTATCTTACCTTGAAAACTACCAGGAGAAGAATAGCCTATATCCCTGGCTTTGGTCGTGTTTCTTTgctgcaatctctctctctctctatttgtctaaAGTGTCTCTGTCAAATCTCATTACCAAATTAATTTGCCTCTCATTTGTTTGAGGagaaaggtagagggagagagaagaggcagtgactcagagagagagaaagatattcaCTTTCTGTTGTTCCTTGCTGTTCCTATCTGTCTAGTACTGAAGGGTACATGCGTGTATGAAAACACTGTAAATCGTACGTCTAAATATAGAAATGCCTAAAACAATTAACCCTAAGGCGATTGCATCCATCTGAAGTTAGCTGCGCTCATAGGTGTCCTGCTCCCTCACCTAAAGGGAGTAGTATCCACAATGGTCACCTTATCTAGCCTTCATCTGATTTAGGCCATATATTTGGTTCCCTGAGAAAATGACATTTATAAATAGTACTAACCCAATAAAACGGgaccgtttaaaaaaaagaaaaaagaaaatgtgtttcaACTGTGCTATTGCCCTTTTGCCATCCTGTCCCTGAGACCCTGGCCTGCCATTGTTGCATGCGATTAAATTCCTGCTAGAGTTTGTCGCAGAGTGGAGTGCATTaacacggagagagggagagagggagagagagagaagggggtggggcTGTGTGTAGAGGCGATGCAGTAGAGAGTGAGTTTAAATCCTAGTGGCTGAGATTTTAAAGGAAGCCTTTTGATTCAAATCTGCTCTCATCCGATTACTGACTGCTCTTTGCATCTGGATAAGAGGTGGAGAGAGNggggggggggtgtagaggcGACGCAGGAGAGAGTGAGTTTAAATCCTAGTGGCTGAGATTTTAAAGGAAGCCTTTTGATTCAAATCTGCTCTCATCCGATTACTGACTGCTCTTTGCATCTGGataagaggtggagagagagagaggggcgtgatggagagatgagagagggaggggcaaaCTGGTGGTGGTGgata
This region of Salvelinus sp. IW2-2015 linkage group LG6.1, ASM291031v2, whole genome shotgun sequence genomic DNA includes:
- the LOC111965241 gene encoding guanine nucleotide-binding protein G(I)/G(S)/G(T) subunit beta-3 — protein: MGEMEELRKEADNLKDQITEARKVVQDTTLQEAVAGTTLVGRVQLKTRKTLRGHLAKIYAMHWGTDTKLCVSASQDGKLIVWDTLTTNKVNAIPLKSSWVMTCAYAPSGNMVACGGLDNMCSIYNLKGKDGNVKVMRELAAHTGYLSCCRFLSDSEIITSSGDCTCILWDIETGTEKTIFAGHLGDCMSLAVSPDFKMFISGACDFTAKLWDIREATCRQTFSGHESDINAIGFFPNGNAVITGSDDATCKLYDLRADQELITYQDSGIMCGVTSLAPSLSGRLLLAGYDDFNVNIWDMLKAERVGVLAGHDNRVSCIGVSSDGMACCTGSWDSFLKIWN